The Halomonas sp. 'Soap Lake #6' genomic sequence GCTTACCCCCGCGCGCTCTTTCATCCATTGCTCAAGATAGGGCTTTGCGGTGCTCCATAGGTCAAGGTCAGGATAGAGCTGACGACCCAGGCCTTCGATGTTAAGCAGCGTTTTCTGCAACAGTACCAGTTGTGGCTGCACTTCCATATTAAAACGCCGTGCGGTTTGAAACAGCCCCAAGAGCACCTGCCCAAAAGAAATATCCTTTAGCGGTTTCTCAAGAATAGGCTCACAAACGGTACGAATAGCGGCGGCAAACTCATTAGCACGCGTATTTTCGCCTACCCAGCCAGACTCAATATGCAGTGCGGCTACCTCGTAGTAGTCCTGGTGGAAAAACGCCAGTAAGTTGCGTGCCAGGTAGTCCTGATCTTCTCGGGTTAGGCTACCCACAATACCGCAATCGATAGCAATATATTGCGGATCCTCAGGATTGTCACAGTTAACGAAAATATTGCCGGGATGCATATCGGCGTGGAAAAAATTATCGCGAAATACCTGGGTGAAAAATAGCTCTACACCCCGTTCGGCGAGTTTTTTAAGGTTGGTGCCTCTGGCTCTTAAGGTCTCTAGGTCAGCCACAGGAATACCGCGGATGCGTTCCTGCACCATGACATGTCGTCGGGTGAAGGGCCAATAAATCGTTGGCACAAACAGCAGTGGCGAGTCTTTAAAGTTGCGCTTTAGCTGGGAGGTGTTGGCAGCCTCTTTGTAGAGGTCCAACTCATCAAACAGCGTTGACTCATAATCGCGGATGACTTCAACTGGGCGCAGGCGTTTAGCCTCGGGCACTTTGGCAAGCAGCTTGGCTACCTGATACATCAGCGCCATATCCTGGCGCATTATGCGGTCAATGCCAGGACGAATGATCTTTACCACCACGTCTTCACCACCATGCAGGGTGGCAGCATGCACTTGGGCTATTGAGGCAGAGGCTAGCGGCTCCCGATCAAATGCTGCGAATGCCTCGGTTAGCGACATCTCCAGCGCTTTTTCAACTCTTGCGGCTGCCTGCTCTCCTGGAAAAGGAGGCACCTGGTCTTGAAGCCGCTTTAACTCATCGGCAATGTCTTCAGGCAGTAGGTCGCGCCGGGTCGAAAGCATTTGGCCGAACTTGATAAAAATTGGCCCTAGCGCTTCTAGTGCTAGCCGCAGGCGTTGGCCTCTTGAACGCTGGCCGATGGGCACCAAACGCAGCGGTGAAAACCACATCAGCGTGCGTAGCCACAGTGGTAGGCGTTCAACTGGAATCAAGGTGTCTAGGCGGTGGCGGGTGATCACCCAGACGATTTTGAACAGCCGCAGGCTCATGGACGCTGCTCCTCGGTGTTTAACAGCGTTCGTGTTGGTTGCTCCGAGAGTAGCTGGGTTAAACGTCGCTGAAGGCGGTTCAACCGCGCTTCCAGGCGGTCAGTAGCAAGCTCAAGCTCGGTTAGGTGGTCACGCAGCAGATGACGCTGCTGGCGACCTGGTAATAGGCGAGCTTCTTCGAATACGTATTCCGAAACGTCTTGGAGTAGCTCATCTTTGGCGCGCAGTCCCCAGCGAGTCGCCCGGCGTATGCCTTCGGCCAGGGAGTGTGCCGGGAGATCGCCTAGCCAGCGGGCCAGTTCACCTTCCCAGTCGATATCCAGGTCGAGCAGTAAGTCGCGGGTAGCTTCTACTAAATGAATGCGGCCACGAACTGAGAGCTTGCCATCAAACATCAGCCGCTCAACAGAAGCACCGCTAAGCCACTCAGAGAGGGTCTCTGGGGTAAGCTCTACGATGGCATCAACGTCTGTTTCATCCAAATCGTCGCCACGCAGCAGGTCAATACCGGCATGGTGGTAGTGCAGCACCAGCTGTAGGTGAGGCTTTTCTAGCCTTACCAGCAAACGGCTGCCTGCCAGCGCCGCCAATCGAGAGGGGGCTGCTGGGTCGCGTGCGAGGAGGGCGTTCAACGTGCGTTCACATCCGGCCAGCAGTAGGGTCGGGGTTACCAGCATGCTGACCTCTTGATCAGTAACGTCATGGTTTACAGAGACTTCATAGTTTAATACCGCGGTGAAGGGCGACAATACCACCAGTGAGGTTGGTATATTCGACCCGTTCAAGGCCTGCGGTTTCCATCATCTCTTTCAGCGTTTCCTGGTCAGGATGCATACGAATAGACTCCGCCAGATAGCGATAGCTTTCGCCGTCACCCGCTACAAGTTCACCCATTTTGGGCAGTAGCCGGAAAGAGTACTCATCATAAGCTTTGGAAAGCAATGGATTATTGGGCTTTGAGAACTCAAGTACTAAAAGGCGGCCGCCAGGCTTTAGTACACGGGCCATGGAGCGCAGTGCCGCATCTTTATCGGTCACGTTACGCAGGCCGAAGGCAATTGTAATGCAGTCAAAGCTGTTGTCGGGAAACGGTAAACACTCGGCATTAGCCTGGACGTATTCAACGTTGCCGCCTACGCCGTTATCCATCAGTTTATCGCGGCCGACTCTTAACATTGAGGCGTTGATATCCGCGAGCACTACTTTGCCGCTGGGGCCGACAAGGCGCGAAAACTTGAGCGTTAAATCACCGGTGCCACCTGCAATATCCAGGACGTGGTGCCCTGGGCGAACACCTGCGCGTTCGATAGTGAGTCTTTTCCATATGCGGTGAATGCCCATCGACATCAGGTCATTCATAACATCGTAGCGGGCGGCTACCGAATGGAAAACATCGGCCACTCGGGACGCTTTTTCGTCAACGGGAACTTCTTGGTAACCAAAATGGGTAGTGCGCTTTTCAGTGGGGCTCATGGGGCTGTAGCTCCCGAGTTCGAGGCGGTAATAGTCGACCCAAAGGTCGTCGCATTAAAAGGTTGG encodes the following:
- the ubiB gene encoding ubiquinone biosynthesis regulatory protein kinase UbiB codes for the protein MSLRLFKIVWVITRHRLDTLIPVERLPLWLRTLMWFSPLRLVPIGQRSRGQRLRLALEALGPIFIKFGQMLSTRRDLLPEDIADELKRLQDQVPPFPGEQAAARVEKALEMSLTEAFAAFDREPLASASIAQVHAATLHGGEDVVVKIIRPGIDRIMRQDMALMYQVAKLLAKVPEAKRLRPVEVIRDYESTLFDELDLYKEAANTSQLKRNFKDSPLLFVPTIYWPFTRRHVMVQERIRGIPVADLETLRARGTNLKKLAERGVELFFTQVFRDNFFHADMHPGNIFVNCDNPEDPQYIAIDCGIVGSLTREDQDYLARNLLAFFHQDYYEVAALHIESGWVGENTRANEFAAAIRTVCEPILEKPLKDISFGQVLLGLFQTARRFNMEVQPQLVLLQKTLLNIEGLGRQLYPDLDLWSTAKPYLEQWMKERAGVSGLWESLKRQAPELSRQLPELPALAHQALSRMEHEHRQRHQQVSAISSMRRQLTRQGKRHYRLRVGLILVAIALAWQPLSSWAATQEWPILAAAGVGLLLLLWQ
- a CDS encoding ubiquinone biosynthesis accessory factor UbiJ; its protein translation is MLVTPTLLLAGCERTLNALLARDPAAPSRLAALAGSRLLVRLEKPHLQLVLHYHHAGIDLLRGDDLDETDVDAIVELTPETLSEWLSGASVERLMFDGKLSVRGRIHLVEATRDLLLDLDIDWEGELARWLGDLPAHSLAEGIRRATRWGLRAKDELLQDVSEYVFEEARLLPGRQQRHLLRDHLTELELATDRLEARLNRLQRRLTQLLSEQPTRTLLNTEEQRP
- the ubiE gene encoding bifunctional demethylmenaquinone methyltransferase/2-methoxy-6-polyprenyl-1,4-benzoquinol methylase UbiE codes for the protein MSPTEKRTTHFGYQEVPVDEKASRVADVFHSVAARYDVMNDLMSMGIHRIWKRLTIERAGVRPGHHVLDIAGGTGDLTLKFSRLVGPSGKVVLADINASMLRVGRDKLMDNGVGGNVEYVQANAECLPFPDNSFDCITIAFGLRNVTDKDAALRSMARVLKPGGRLLVLEFSKPNNPLLSKAYDEYSFRLLPKMGELVAGDGESYRYLAESIRMHPDQETLKEMMETAGLERVEYTNLTGGIVALHRGIKL